In one window of Thermoanaerobaculia bacterium DNA:
- a CDS encoding type II toxin-antitoxin system HicB family antitoxin: MKDYHINVFWSDEDESYVADIPDLFPCAAFGDSPEEALAEVLVAKQVWLEAAREHGLSVPEPTYRPDARRAAG, encoded by the coding sequence ATGAAGGACTACCACATCAACGTCTTCTGGAGCGACGAGGACGAGAGCTACGTCGCTGACATTCCCGATCTCTTTCCCTGTGCGGCTTTTGGCGACAGTCCGGAGGAAGCGCTCGCGGAGGTGCTGGTCGCCAAACAGGTCTGGCTCGAGGCCGCGCGCGAGCACGGACTCTCCGTCCCGGAGCCGACGTATCGGCCCGATGCGAGGCGTGCAGCGGGCTAG
- a CDS encoding type II toxin-antitoxin system RelE/ParE family toxin, which translates to MAEVRWTEEAADRLHEILEYIAETSPQAATETVGGIYRLAETLDRFPERGFAYETRSGRSVRIVFYGHYRVVYRLEPGASVTILGVFHGAMDLPRYLP; encoded by the coding sequence TTGGCAGAAGTAAGGTGGACCGAGGAGGCTGCCGATCGGCTGCACGAGATTCTCGAGTACATCGCGGAAACCAGTCCTCAGGCGGCCACTGAGACGGTTGGTGGAATCTATCGGCTCGCAGAAACCCTCGACCGCTTTCCGGAGCGCGGCTTCGCCTACGAGACGAGATCGGGCCGCTCCGTGCGCATTGTCTTTTACGGCCACTATCGCGTCGTCTACCGGCTCGAGCCGGGCGCATCCGTCACGATTCTGGGCGTCTTTCACGGCGCCATGGACTTGCCGAGGTACCTGCCGTAG
- a CDS encoding putative addiction module antidote protein, with amino-acid sequence MKVVRTRRWDPAAYLETEAERIAYLEAALEDGDPAVVAAALGDIARAAGMTTVARDAGLGRESLYKALSKDGNPELGTVLKVVAALGLRLRAAAIESGRGTSTT; translated from the coding sequence ATGAAGGTCGTTCGAACCCGGCGCTGGGATCCGGCGGCGTATCTCGAAACCGAAGCGGAACGCATCGCCTACCTCGAAGCGGCGTTGGAAGACGGCGATCCTGCGGTCGTCGCGGCCGCGCTCGGCGATATCGCTCGCGCGGCGGGGATGACGACGGTGGCGCGCGACGCGGGGCTCGGGCGCGAGAGCCTCTACAAGGCGCTCTCGAAGGACGGGAATCCGGAGCTCGGGACGGTGCTCAAGGTGGTGGCAGCGCTGGGACTGAGGCTCAGGGCGGCGGCGATCGAGTCGGGGCGCGGTACATCCACCACGTGA
- a CDS encoding type II toxin-antitoxin system RelE/ParE family toxin — protein MIEVRETVAFASWFASLEDIRARSKVRVRLRRLSLGNPGDVRPVGRGVSELRIDWGPGLRIYFVTRGKTLVILLGGGDKRTQARDIERASELAFHLEE, from the coding sequence GTGATCGAGGTTCGCGAGACGGTGGCATTCGCGAGCTGGTTCGCAAGCCTCGAGGACATTCGAGCGCGTTCCAAGGTGCGGGTGCGCCTCCGTCGCTTGTCGCTCGGCAATCCTGGCGATGTCCGCCCGGTCGGGCGCGGGGTCTCGGAGCTGCGAATCGACTGGGGGCCGGGGTTACGAATCTACTTCGTCACGAGGGGCAAGACGCTCGTGATCCTGCTCGGTGGCGGGGACAAGCGCACACAGGCGCGAGACATCGAGCGGGCTTCCGAGCTGGCGTTCCATCTGGAGGAATGA
- a CDS encoding transcriptional regulator yields MKSAKTPARRGKRRDLFAELDEGIQALADERQGKRQGKRTLRTHTIELKPAPEVSPRQLVELREELNLSRGLFAAYLRTNVRTLENWEQGRAKPNAQAALLIRLVQRYPDTVQRLAAV; encoded by the coding sequence ATGAAATCGGCAAAGACCCCAGCGCGGCGCGGCAAGAGGCGCGATCTCTTCGCCGAGCTCGATGAAGGAATCCAGGCCCTCGCCGACGAACGCCAAGGGAAGCGCCAAGGCAAGCGCACGCTCCGCACCCATACGATCGAGCTGAAGCCGGCTCCTGAAGTTTCGCCCCGGCAGCTCGTCGAGCTGCGCGAAGAGCTCAACCTGTCGCGCGGCCTGTTTGCCGCCTACTTGCGGACCAACGTCCGCACCCTCGAGAACTGGGAACAGGGGCGGGCGAAGCCCAACGCGCAGGCGGCGCTGCTCATCCGCCTGGTGCAGAGGTATCCCGACACGGTGCAGAGGCTGGCGGCGGTCTGA
- a CDS encoding type II toxin-antitoxin system VapC family toxin, with protein sequence MIVVDTNLLAYAVLAGEHSELAERVALRDSDWIAPALWRHELANILATAMRVRGLSLTEALYAFAAAERLVVDAEIEPELPDRLELAARGKISAYDAEFVAVALRLDLPLVTADRRLAQAFPKAVLRIEEFVVE encoded by the coding sequence TTGATCGTCGTCGACACGAATCTGCTCGCCTACGCCGTGCTCGCCGGGGAGCACTCCGAACTGGCGGAGCGGGTCGCGCTGCGCGACTCCGATTGGATCGCGCCGGCGCTCTGGCGGCACGAGCTGGCCAACATCCTCGCGACCGCGATGCGCGTCCGCGGACTGTCGCTGACCGAGGCCCTCTATGCTTTCGCCGCGGCGGAGCGTCTGGTCGTCGACGCGGAGATCGAGCCCGAGCTCCCGGACCGCCTCGAGCTCGCGGCGCGCGGCAAGATCTCCGCCTACGACGCCGAGTTCGTCGCCGTCGCGCTGCGCCTCGACCTGCCGCTGGTCACCGCCGACCGCCGCCTCGCGCAGGCCTTTCCGAAGGCGGTGCTCCGGATCGAGGAGTTCGTCGTCGAGTAG
- a CDS encoding slipin family protein: MSFLKWIRVQYGQRVVVYRDAQPVELLRPGRYLRMAIGGGLEIERFSTRDPWVATNMLPEIVRAGLLEGEAVVLDLVDRERAIVRIDGRYAGVKGKGVSAVWTAERKVEVEKYELGFSSNSPDAAGSSALGSASFRLEHPSLAVIVELPGAKSELDVAVVAPGTTGLVFRDGRLVSEMGDLSPGLYAFWKGGGKFQVVAVDRREQVLDVSGQEILTADKVTLRLNALVVYRVADAALAVTTVESYSQALYRQAQLALRAVVGTRDLEAFLAGKDEVVAELQSLLEKRSLELGLEVREAGIRDVILPGEMKEILNRVVEAKKRAEAMLLTRREETAAMRMQANTAKIFESSPTLMKLKELEVLEKVAEKANLTVVLGDGGLSERVMKLV, translated from the coding sequence ATGTCGTTCCTGAAGTGGATTCGAGTGCAGTACGGGCAGCGGGTCGTCGTGTACCGGGATGCGCAGCCGGTCGAGCTGCTGCGGCCGGGGCGGTACCTGCGGATGGCGATCGGCGGCGGGCTCGAGATCGAGCGCTTCTCGACGCGGGATCCGTGGGTGGCCACGAACATGTTGCCGGAGATCGTGCGGGCGGGGCTCCTCGAGGGTGAGGCGGTCGTGCTCGACCTCGTCGATCGGGAGCGGGCGATCGTGCGGATCGACGGCCGGTACGCGGGCGTCAAGGGCAAGGGTGTGTCGGCGGTGTGGACCGCGGAGCGGAAGGTCGAGGTCGAGAAGTACGAGCTCGGATTTTCCTCAAACTCGCCGGACGCTGCCGGCTCGTCGGCTCTCGGCTCTGCGAGCTTTCGGCTCGAGCACCCGTCGCTCGCCGTGATCGTCGAGCTGCCGGGTGCGAAGAGCGAGCTCGACGTCGCGGTCGTCGCTCCGGGTACGACCGGCCTGGTGTTTCGGGACGGGAGGCTGGTGAGCGAAATGGGGGACCTGAGTCCGGGTCTCTATGCCTTCTGGAAGGGCGGCGGCAAGTTCCAGGTCGTCGCGGTCGACCGGCGGGAGCAGGTGCTCGATGTCTCCGGTCAGGAGATCCTGACCGCGGACAAGGTGACCCTGCGGCTCAACGCGCTGGTCGTCTACCGGGTGGCCGATGCGGCGCTCGCGGTGACCACCGTCGAGTCGTACTCGCAGGCGCTCTACCGGCAGGCGCAGCTCGCGCTGCGGGCTGTCGTCGGCACGCGCGACCTCGAGGCGTTTCTCGCCGGCAAGGACGAGGTCGTCGCGGAGCTTCAGAGCCTGCTCGAGAAGCGGTCGCTGGAGCTCGGTCTCGAAGTGCGCGAGGCCGGTATCCGGGACGTCATCCTGCCGGGCGAGATGAAGGAGATCCTCAACCGGGTGGTCGAGGCGAAGAAGCGGGCGGAGGCGATGCTCCTCACGCGGCGGGAAGAGACCGCGGCGATGCGGATGCAGGCGAACACCGCCAAGATCTTCGAGTCGAGCCCGACGCTCATGAAGCTCAAGGAGCTCGAGGTCCTCGAGAAGGTGGCCGAGAAGGCCAACCTGACCGTGGTCCTGGGTGACGGCGGACTTTCGGAGCGGGTGATGAAGCTGGTGTAG
- a CDS encoding dual specificity protein phosphatase family protein, whose protein sequence is MKPSDDVRSRHDAIYSDPAVPAFRFWQLAPRLWAGRNPLSEQDLRNLLERGVTHVLDLREEAEWVGPWRVGIEAVALAGEVGIERMHLPIEDCSPPSAAAFTQAAAWLDARFDEPGSVVFAHCRAGMQRTPTILAAWLARREGIAFDAAVRRLQANGYRGEPMPEQWRAAESWLASREGKRA, encoded by the coding sequence GTGAAGCCCTCCGACGACGTTCGCAGCCGGCACGACGCCATTTACTCCGATCCTGCGGTCCCAGCGTTTCGCTTCTGGCAGCTCGCGCCGCGGCTGTGGGCGGGGAGGAATCCGCTCTCGGAGCAGGATCTGCGGAATCTCCTGGAGCGCGGGGTGACGCATGTTCTCGATCTGCGCGAGGAGGCGGAGTGGGTGGGGCCGTGGCGGGTCGGCATCGAGGCGGTCGCGCTCGCGGGTGAGGTCGGCATCGAGCGGATGCACTTGCCGATCGAGGACTGCTCGCCGCCGAGCGCGGCGGCGTTCACGCAGGCGGCGGCGTGGCTCGATGCGCGCTTCGACGAGCCGGGGTCGGTGGTCTTCGCGCACTGCCGCGCGGGGATGCAGCGGACGCCGACGATCCTCGCGGCGTGGCTCGCGCGGCGCGAGGGGATCGCGTTCGACGCGGCGGTGCGTCGCCTGCAGGCGAACGGCTATCGCGGGGAGCCGATGCCGGAGCAGTGGCGGGCGGCCGAGAGTTGGCTCGCGAGTCGCGAGGGGAAGCGCGCGTGA
- a CDS encoding type II toxin-antitoxin system HicA family toxin — MRLPRDLSGDELVRALGRVGYVVTRQSGSHQRLTTITGGEHHLTVPRHRALRAGTVAGILADVAEHLGIERNELLARLFG, encoded by the coding sequence GTGCGGCTTCCTCGCGACCTGTCTGGTGACGAACTCGTCCGTGCGCTCGGGCGCGTGGGCTATGTCGTGACCCGGCAGTCCGGCTCTCACCAGCGGCTGACGACGATCACCGGAGGGGAGCATCATCTGACCGTTCCGCGACATCGGGCACTCCGCGCCGGAACCGTCGCTGGAATTCTCGCGGACGTCGCCGAGCACCTCGGAATCGAGCGCAACGAGCTGCTCGCCCGACTCTTCGGCTGA
- a CDS encoding MOSC domain-containing protein produces the protein MHLAEIWRYPVKSMAGEELEEAELTTSGVEGDRLVQVRVGDHLVTARSRPRLLGHRARLGADGEIRVDGRPWSDPAVAADVERAAGAGARLVRTRNGDSPQFFERFDILPLLVMTDGAIAEISNASLAAGSVETDRRRFRPNLLLAGVPGLAERGWEGRRLRIGKAGQPDAVVVALADLRGRCVMTTFDPDTLEQEPRVLRTVVERTGGVLGLNAEVVRGGRVRVGDPVELLRG, from the coding sequence ATGCATCTGGCGGAGATCTGGCGGTATCCGGTGAAGTCGATGGCGGGGGAGGAGCTCGAGGAGGCGGAGCTGACAACGTCGGGCGTCGAAGGCGACCGGCTCGTTCAGGTGCGAGTCGGCGACCACCTCGTCACGGCGCGCAGCCGGCCGCGGCTCCTCGGGCATCGGGCGCGACTCGGCGCCGACGGCGAGATCCGCGTCGACGGGCGGCCTTGGAGCGATCCGGCGGTCGCGGCGGACGTCGAGCGCGCCGCGGGCGCCGGGGCGCGTCTGGTGCGGACGAGAAATGGGGACAGTCCCCAATTCTTCGAGCGCTTCGACATCCTGCCGCTCCTCGTCATGACGGACGGCGCCATCGCGGAGATCTCGAACGCGTCGCTCGCCGCCGGCTCGGTCGAGACCGACCGCCGCCGGTTCCGGCCCAACCTGCTCCTCGCCGGGGTGCCCGGACTCGCCGAGCGCGGCTGGGAGGGGCGGCGGCTGCGGATCGGAAAGGCGGGTCAGCCAGACGCGGTCGTGGTGGCGCTCGCCGATCTCCGCGGGCGCTGCGTCATGACGACGTTCGATCCCGACACCCTCGAGCAGGAGCCGCGCGTGCTGCGCACCGTCGTGGAACGGACCGGCGGCGTCCTCGGACTGAACGCCGAAGTCGTGCGGGGCGGCCGGGTTCGGGTCGGCGATCCGGTGGAGTTGCTGCGCGGGTGA
- a CDS encoding ADP-ribosylglycohydrolase family protein, with translation MSARELPLASRVRGCLLAGALGDALGAPIEFMKWPAIRAKWGPRGLTHFAPAYGVVGAVGARGAITDDTQMTLFTVEGLIRAEVRLAARGLCHPPAVVLHAYLRWLWTQGGSWKEAGREIWSEEQPEPDGWLARERFLHARRAPGNTCLGALQSRGDRGGPAQNDSKGCGGVMRAAPVGFLFGRERGVGKDGAAEAFAMSVEIAALTHGHPSGQLPAGVLAAVVHGVAHGGRTLDEALDVATGLLQRQPRHRETLVALEAARRLSLAGEPSAERVESLGEGWVAEEALAIAVYAALSHPEDQRAALVLAANHSGDSDSTAAICGNLLGAVLGEGALPGDWLEELEGREVITQLADDFARQLEGRAPDLGEYSERTPEADAWWERYPGW, from the coding sequence GTGAGCGCGCGCGAGCTCCCCCTCGCCAGTCGCGTGCGCGGTTGTCTCCTGGCCGGCGCTCTCGGCGATGCGCTCGGGGCGCCGATCGAGTTCATGAAGTGGCCGGCGATCCGGGCGAAGTGGGGCCCGCGGGGGCTCACGCACTTCGCGCCCGCGTATGGCGTCGTCGGAGCCGTTGGAGCCAGGGGAGCGATCACCGACGACACGCAGATGACGCTCTTCACCGTCGAAGGTCTGATTCGCGCGGAGGTGAGACTGGCAGCACGCGGGCTCTGTCATCCGCCCGCGGTCGTGCTCCACGCCTACCTCCGCTGGCTGTGGACTCAGGGCGGTAGCTGGAAAGAGGCCGGGCGGGAGATCTGGAGTGAAGAGCAGCCGGAGCCGGACGGATGGCTCGCGCGGGAGCGCTTCCTGCACGCCCGCCGGGCGCCGGGCAATACCTGCCTCGGCGCACTGCAGAGCCGCGGGGACCGCGGAGGTCCGGCACAGAACGACTCGAAGGGTTGCGGCGGGGTCATGCGCGCCGCGCCGGTCGGGTTCCTTTTCGGTCGGGAGCGCGGCGTGGGCAAGGACGGCGCTGCGGAGGCCTTCGCCATGAGCGTCGAGATCGCGGCGCTGACCCATGGGCACCCGAGCGGGCAGCTGCCAGCCGGCGTGCTGGCGGCGGTCGTCCATGGCGTGGCGCACGGGGGACGGACGCTGGACGAAGCGCTCGATGTGGCGACCGGGTTGTTGCAGAGGCAGCCCCGGCACCGGGAGACGCTGGTGGCGCTCGAAGCGGCGCGGCGGCTTTCGCTCGCGGGCGAGCCCTCCGCCGAGCGTGTCGAATCGCTCGGCGAGGGCTGGGTGGCGGAGGAGGCGCTGGCGATCGCGGTCTATGCCGCGCTCTCACATCCCGAGGATCAGCGCGCCGCGCTGGTGCTGGCGGCGAACCACTCGGGCGACAGCGATTCGACGGCGGCGATCTGCGGGAATCTTCTCGGAGCGGTGCTCGGCGAAGGGGCGCTGCCGGGGGATTGGTTGGAGGAGCTCGAGGGGCGTGAGGTGATCACGCAGCTGGCGGACGATTTCGCACGGCAGCTCGAGGGGAGGGCACCGGATCTCGGGGAGTACTCGGAGAGGACACCGGAGGCGGATGCCTGGTGGGAGCGGTATCCGGGGTGGTGA
- a CDS encoding nucleotidyltransferase domain-containing protein, whose protein sequence is MGNVRKKAPGSGLAGALFTPVQQRVLGLLFGQPERQFGNGEIIKLANSGTGAAHRQLQRLAEVELVTVTRIGNQKHYQANPKSPIYEELHGLVVKTVGLVEPLRAALAPIAKSIQIAFVFGSLAKGTERARSDVDLLVVSDVLSYPDLYEVLPSAERALARPINPTVMTAAEWQRKRAGRDSFAKRIAEGAKLFVVGDENALG, encoded by the coding sequence ATGGGAAACGTGCGAAAGAAGGCTCCCGGGAGCGGATTGGCGGGGGCGTTGTTCACGCCTGTGCAGCAGCGCGTCCTGGGTCTTTTGTTCGGGCAGCCGGAGCGCCAGTTCGGAAACGGGGAGATCATCAAGTTGGCGAACAGTGGGACGGGGGCGGCGCATCGGCAGTTGCAGCGGCTGGCCGAGGTCGAGCTCGTCACCGTGACCCGGATCGGCAACCAGAAGCACTACCAGGCCAACCCGAAGTCCCCGATCTACGAAGAACTGCACGGCCTCGTCGTGAAGACGGTCGGACTCGTCGAGCCGTTGCGCGCCGCGCTCGCTCCGATCGCCAAGAGCATTCAGATCGCTTTCGTCTTCGGCTCTCTGGCCAAGGGTACCGAGCGAGCTCGCAGCGACGTCGATCTCCTCGTCGTCAGCGACGTACTGTCCTATCCCGATCTCTACGAGGTACTCCCGAGCGCAGAGAGAGCCCTCGCCCGTCCGATCAACCCTACGGTCATGACCGCAGCCGAATGGCAGCGCAAGCGCGCAGGGCGAGATTCCTTCGCCAAGCGGATTGCCGAGGGAGCCAAGCTCTTCGTCGTCGGGGACGAGAATGCTCTCGGTTGA